A stretch of the Sphingobacterium thalpophilum genome encodes the following:
- the truA gene encoding tRNA pseudouridine(38-40) synthase TruA, with amino-acid sequence MEKRRFFLEIAYFGQAYHGWQIQNNAISVQEVLNKALEILLREPVETTGAGRTDTGVHAKQLYAHFDAAPIGILADQDRFIHSLNALLPFDVAVKRLIEVAADAHARFDATHRSYEYHLHFQKDPFLYPYSCFMRDRPDVVKMNEAAQFLLGKQDFECFSKSHTQVFTNICDIRRAEWVWQQDGRLLFYITADRFLRNMVRAIVGTSLEIGLKGRPASFMQEVIKSKDRKKAGVSVPAHGLYLTEVAYPYI; translated from the coding sequence ATGGAAAAAAGACGTTTTTTTTTGGAGATAGCCTACTTTGGACAAGCTTATCATGGGTGGCAGATTCAGAACAATGCTATTTCTGTACAGGAGGTTTTAAATAAAGCTTTGGAAATCCTGTTGCGCGAGCCTGTTGAGACGACGGGGGCAGGCCGAACAGATACAGGCGTACATGCGAAGCAGTTATATGCTCATTTTGACGCTGCTCCTATAGGTATATTAGCCGACCAAGATCGTTTTATCCATTCACTCAATGCTTTATTACCATTTGATGTCGCCGTAAAGCGACTGATCGAAGTTGCAGCCGATGCGCATGCGCGTTTTGACGCCACCCATAGATCATATGAATATCATTTGCATTTTCAAAAGGATCCTTTTCTGTACCCTTACTCATGCTTTATGCGGGATCGGCCAGATGTAGTCAAGATGAATGAGGCGGCTCAATTTTTGTTGGGTAAACAGGATTTTGAGTGTTTCAGTAAGTCGCATACGCAGGTGTTTACAAATATATGTGACATCCGTCGGGCTGAATGGGTGTGGCAGCAGGACGGGCGCCTACTTTTTTACATCACAGCTGACCGTTTCTTACGCAATATGGTAAGGGCCATTGTTGGGACATCACTGGAGATCGGGCTGAAAGGCCGGCCTGCTTCATTTATGCAGGAGGTGATTAAAAGCAAGGATCGGAAAAAGGCGGGGGTGTCTGTGCCCGCGCATGGATTATATTTAACAGAGGTTGCATATCCTTATATATAA
- a CDS encoding ABC transporter ATP-binding protein, which produces MSQDKITGKTYDINLLRRMGRYMRPYQTAFWVSVILTILLAAVAPALPMLIQHTLDNYILNFDTEGLSYMLIAMLALVIIQTLIRYYHTLMTNTLGQSVIRDIRIQVFNHIVQLRLKYFDRTALGKLITRTISDLETLSNIFSEGLIQIIGDLLQLAVILGVMFYSDWKLTLIVLIPMPLMIAATYVFKEAMKAAFIDVRKWVSNLNTFLQEHITGIGIIQYFARERQEMDKFKEINAQHRNAHIRTNWYFSIFFPVLEIIMAISLGLLVWFGAKQIMGDVISPGVVVAFIMYINMIFRPIRELIDKFNTLQMGMVSAERIFEVLDTDEMTPNLGTLKPAHIEGEIAFKHVWFAYNDENWVLRDVNFIVKPGETLALVGATGAGKSSTINILSRFYEINKGEILLDGVNIRDYDLEYLRNTIATVLQDVFLFSDSVVNNITLGDPSITREQVIEAAKEVGAHDFIMRLPGGYDYDVKERGATLSAGQAQLISFIRALVHDPRILILDEATSSVDTETEEMIQRAIDNLMRGRTSIVIAHRLSTIQKADKIIVLDKGEIKEIGTHQELLSFDGYYKKLYDLQFHSAGI; this is translated from the coding sequence GTGAGTCAAGATAAAATAACTGGTAAAACCTACGATATAAATTTGTTGCGCCGTATGGGACGTTATATGCGCCCTTATCAAACGGCTTTTTGGGTTTCGGTCATCTTAACGATATTATTGGCTGCGGTGGCCCCGGCCCTGCCCATGCTAATCCAGCATACGTTGGACAACTATATCTTAAATTTTGATACCGAAGGGTTATCTTATATGTTGATTGCTATGTTGGCGCTCGTGATTATACAGACCTTGATCCGTTATTACCATACCTTAATGACCAATACCCTGGGACAATCCGTGATCCGTGATATCCGGATTCAGGTGTTTAATCATATTGTTCAACTGCGCTTGAAATATTTTGACCGTACTGCCTTGGGCAAGCTGATCACGCGGACCATCTCTGATCTGGAGACACTGTCCAATATCTTTTCGGAAGGATTGATCCAGATCATCGGCGATCTGTTGCAACTTGCAGTCATTCTGGGAGTCATGTTTTATTCTGACTGGAAGCTGACACTTATCGTGCTCATTCCGATGCCTTTGATGATCGCGGCAACCTATGTTTTTAAAGAAGCGATGAAGGCCGCATTTATCGATGTCCGGAAATGGGTGTCTAACTTGAATACCTTCTTGCAGGAGCATATTACGGGCATAGGCATTATCCAATATTTTGCTCGTGAGCGACAGGAAATGGACAAATTTAAGGAGATCAATGCACAGCACCGGAATGCACATATTCGTACCAACTGGTATTTTTCGATCTTCTTTCCCGTGCTGGAAATCATCATGGCGATTTCGCTGGGACTGCTGGTGTGGTTTGGCGCCAAACAGATCATGGGAGATGTGATTTCGCCGGGGGTTGTCGTCGCTTTTATTATGTATATCAATATGATCTTTAGGCCGATCCGTGAGCTTATTGATAAATTTAATACGCTTCAGATGGGGATGGTCAGTGCTGAGCGCATTTTCGAAGTATTGGATACAGACGAAATGACGCCGAATTTAGGGACATTGAAACCCGCGCATATCGAGGGTGAAATAGCATTTAAGCATGTGTGGTTTGCTTACAATGATGAGAACTGGGTGTTAAGAGATGTAAATTTTATCGTCAAGCCCGGTGAAACATTGGCTTTGGTAGGTGCCACAGGAGCGGGTAAATCCTCTACGATCAATATTTTAAGCCGGTTTTATGAAATCAATAAAGGTGAGATCCTGCTAGATGGCGTCAATATCCGTGACTACGATCTGGAGTACCTGCGGAATACGATTGCTACAGTACTGCAGGACGTATTCCTTTTCTCGGACAGCGTGGTCAACAACATCACTTTAGGCGATCCTTCCATCACACGCGAGCAAGTGATTGAGGCGGCGAAGGAGGTTGGCGCACATGACTTTATTATGCGGCTTCCGGGGGGATATGACTATGATGTCAAAGAAAGGGGCGCTACACTATCTGCCGGTCAGGCACAGTTGATATCCTTTATCCGCGCTTTGGTACACGACCCAAGAATTCTGATCCTCGACGAGGCGACTTCTTCCGTGGATACTGAAACTGAGGAGATGATACAGCGCGCAATAGACAACCTGATGCGCGGCAGAACTTCGATTGTTATCGCCCACCGCTTGTCCACGATTCAAAAAGCAGATAAGATTATTGTATTGGACAAAGGTGAGATCAAAGAAATCGGAACGCATCAGGAACTTTTGTCTTTTGACGGTTATTATAAAAAGCTGTACGATCTACAGTTCCATTCTGCCGGAATTTAA
- a CDS encoding PglD-related sugar-binding protein, whose product MLYIYGATAHAKTAVDVAEDLNIQIGGLIDKSLLIEDVFDYAVQLHHESKYADEVFFVAVKNPGLRKRIVSENPSWKFQSLVHPRANVSKRAEIGEGCIILPGATIAADVQIGDHCIIAGSAVIESNTIIEDYVNIGANVSIGANVLIGRGSEIKANTRIEDEETIAKESVV is encoded by the coding sequence ATGCTATACATATACGGAGCTACGGCCCACGCCAAGACGGCAGTGGATGTCGCCGAGGATCTCAACATACAAATTGGCGGTCTCATTGATAAATCCCTGTTGATTGAAGATGTATTTGATTACGCAGTACAGCTGCATCACGAATCGAAATATGCTGATGAAGTGTTTTTTGTCGCTGTGAAAAATCCGGGGCTACGGAAGAGAATCGTATCAGAAAACCCGAGCTGGAAATTTCAATCGCTGGTCCACCCTCGGGCCAATGTATCCAAAAGGGCTGAAATTGGCGAAGGTTGTATCATTCTCCCCGGAGCAACGATCGCTGCGGATGTACAGATCGGAGATCACTGCATTATTGCGGGGTCGGCCGTCATCGAGAGCAATACCATCATCGAGGACTATGTCAATATCGGCGCAAATGTTTCCATCGGCGCAAACGTACTTATCGGCCGCGGTTCAGAAATCAAGGCCAATACCCGGATTGAGGATGAGGAAACAATTGCGAAGGAAAGCGTCGTTTAA
- a CDS encoding DUF4293 domain-containing protein — MIQRIQTVYLLVAGLVIFGLFLFPYVNYSDLVGLGKNVKVTGIYGVSAGQPVHEGGFGYILQTIVTVVLGLLPLFTIFKFRQRKVQILLIWIEMVAIIFFGIWLYSSASTHLATVSQFLGAGNIGVGFFLLPIAIIFCALALGGVRRDEKLIRSADRLRA; from the coding sequence ATGATTCAACGTATCCAAACTGTTTATTTGTTAGTGGCAGGATTAGTTATATTTGGCCTGTTTTTGTTCCCGTATGTAAACTATAGCGATCTTGTTGGACTGGGGAAGAACGTCAAAGTAACCGGTATTTACGGTGTTAGCGCTGGTCAGCCTGTGCATGAGGGCGGCTTTGGTTATATTTTACAGACCATTGTAACCGTTGTGCTCGGATTGTTGCCGCTATTTACAATATTTAAGTTTAGACAACGAAAAGTACAGATATTGCTGATCTGGATAGAGATGGTCGCGATCATCTTTTTTGGGATATGGTTGTATTCATCGGCTAGCACGCATCTTGCTACAGTAAGTCAATTTCTAGGTGCAGGGAATATTGGTGTAGGTTTTTTCTTGTTGCCTATTGCAATTATATTTTGTGCACTTGCGCTTGGGGGCGTTCGTAGAGATGAGAAACTGATCCGCTCTGCTGACCGCCTGCGTGCATAA
- a CDS encoding tetratricopeptide repeat protein has protein sequence MSNLVRIIICSALLIGTIALFWTGNWGWGILGILITILGFVTVFFHEYMLIAQWYMRKQDMASAEKWLRKITNYEKQLIPQQHGYYNMLIGLIESQRAPMQSEKYFKKALALGLHMDHNIALAKLSLAGVAMAKRNKREAEKLLQEAKKADKNKLLADQIKMMKDQMGMLDKQQIRYNR, from the coding sequence ATGTCAAATCTCGTTAGAATTATCATTTGCAGTGCATTGCTGATCGGCACAATCGCTCTTTTTTGGACGGGAAACTGGGGCTGGGGAATATTGGGCATCCTGATCACCATTCTTGGTTTTGTCACTGTATTTTTTCACGAATACATGCTTATTGCGCAATGGTATATGCGCAAACAAGATATGGCAAGTGCCGAAAAATGGTTACGAAAAATCACCAATTATGAAAAACAGCTGATCCCGCAACAGCACGGCTATTACAATATGTTGATCGGACTGATCGAGTCGCAGCGCGCCCCGATGCAATCGGAAAAATATTTTAAGAAGGCTTTGGCACTCGGGCTACATATGGATCATAATATTGCTTTAGCGAAATTAAGTCTGGCTGGTGTTGCCATGGCAAAACGCAATAAAAGGGAAGCTGAAAAGTTACTTCAGGAAGCCAAAAAAGCTGACAAAAATAAACTGCTTGCTGATCAGATAAAAATGATGAAAGATCAGATGGGTATGCTTGACAAGCAGCAGATCAGGTACAACCGCTAA
- the ung gene encoding uracil-DNA glycosylase encodes MEKLYDDSWAPVLKPLFSQPYMKQLSAFVQEERRRTKVFPPAGLVMNAFKLTPLPDVKVVILGQDPYHNDGQAHGLSFSVPGGIALPPSLKNIFKELQDDIAGFTVPRSGDLSSWAKQGVLLLNATLTVQAHLAGSHQKKGWEMFTDSIIHAISERCEHVVFLLWGSYAQQKSALIDTRKHLVLKSVHPSPLSAHRGFFGSKHFSKANQYLKEHGKTPIDWRLS; translated from the coding sequence ATGGAAAAGCTATATGATGATTCGTGGGCGCCGGTATTGAAACCGTTATTCAGCCAGCCTTATATGAAACAATTGTCTGCCTTTGTACAGGAGGAGCGCAGGCGTACAAAAGTCTTCCCACCTGCGGGGTTAGTCATGAATGCTTTCAAATTGACTCCGTTGCCAGATGTCAAAGTTGTCATTCTGGGACAAGATCCTTACCATAATGATGGGCAGGCACATGGGCTGTCTTTTTCTGTGCCTGGAGGCATAGCTTTGCCGCCTTCCTTAAAAAATATTTTTAAAGAGCTGCAGGATGATATTGCCGGATTTACAGTGCCGCGCTCCGGGGATTTGAGTAGCTGGGCGAAGCAAGGGGTGCTGCTGCTGAACGCTACATTGACCGTGCAGGCGCATCTGGCTGGCTCACATCAAAAGAAAGGCTGGGAAATGTTTACGGATAGTATTATACATGCTATTTCTGAACGGTGTGAACACGTTGTTTTCTTGCTATGGGGCAGCTATGCACAGCAGAAAAGTGCACTTATTGACACGCGTAAGCACCTTGTTCTGAAATCGGTGCATCCGTCACCTCTTTCTGCTCATCGAGGTTTTTTTGGTAGCAAACACTTTTCGAAGGCCAATCAATATCTGAAGGAACATGGTAAAACGCCAATTGACTGGCGTTTGTCTTAA